A genome region from Cognatishimia activa includes the following:
- a CDS encoding thiamine phosphate synthase, producing the protein MAEQDLPQIYVITPPEFELSTYPDQLAKVLDSHEIACVRVALATRDEDRLSRAADAIREVCYPRDIALVMSEHVLLAQRLGLDGVHLLDGARSIRKIRKDLGDDAIVGSFCGASRHDGMSAGESGADYVAFGPVGSAPLGDGSIAEPELFAWWSEMIEVPVVAEGDLNSEIIRTLAPITDFFGIGEEIWRAEDPAAQLQAFIDCMK; encoded by the coding sequence ATGGCCGAGCAAGACCTCCCGCAGATCTATGTGATCACCCCGCCAGAGTTTGAACTGAGCACCTACCCCGATCAACTCGCCAAGGTCTTGGATTCCCACGAGATCGCTTGCGTCCGTGTCGCACTGGCCACCCGCGACGAAGACCGCCTGAGCCGCGCGGCAGACGCAATCCGCGAGGTCTGTTATCCGCGCGATATCGCTCTGGTCATGAGCGAGCATGTTCTGCTGGCCCAACGTCTTGGGCTGGACGGCGTGCATCTTTTGGACGGCGCGCGCAGCATCCGCAAAATCCGCAAGGATCTGGGCGATGACGCGATTGTCGGATCTTTCTGCGGGGCCTCGCGCCACGACGGTATGTCTGCCGGAGAAAGTGGCGCGGACTACGTTGCCTTCGGCCCTGTGGGGTCGGCCCCTCTGGGCGACGGCAGCATCGCCGAGCCAGAGTTATTCGCATGGTGGTCAGAGATGATCGAAGTGCCGGTCGTGGCCGAAGGCGACCTTAATTCCGAGATCATTCGCACGCTCGCACCGATCACAGATTTCTTTGGCATTGGCGAAGAAATCTGGCGGGCCGAGGATCCGGCGGCGCAATTGCAAGCCTTCATAGACTGCATGAAGTAA
- a CDS encoding TfoX/Sxy family protein, producing the protein MAVDEGLVEILREDLAHTVNITEKRMFGGLCFMLNGNMLCGVHKNGGMFRVGKELEAEALAIEGARPMDFTGRPMAGFIDVEDDLLGDDDRRLKMLALAQAYVGAMPAK; encoded by the coding sequence ATGGCAGTCGATGAAGGCCTCGTAGAGATCCTGCGCGAAGATCTAGCGCACACGGTCAATATCACCGAGAAACGCATGTTTGGCGGGCTTTGCTTTATGCTCAATGGCAATATGCTCTGCGGCGTTCACAAGAACGGCGGTATGTTCCGGGTCGGCAAAGAGCTGGAGGCCGAGGCGCTCGCCATTGAGGGCGCGCGTCCCATGGATTTCACAGGGCGTCCCATGGCAGGATTTATCGATGTCGAAGATGACCTTCTTGGCGACGATGACCGTCGCCTCAAGATGCTTGCGCTCGCGCAGGCCTACGTCGGGGCCATGCCCGCGAAATAG
- a CDS encoding DUF4198 domain-containing protein has product MRIAALLICQSVLFAAPAAVAHEFWIAPEKYQVEVGENIQADFVNGQEFRGGTLAWFDKRVDRAEAMISDMIFPIGGRLGDVPAITQIAPEDGLMVLITEAAPSTVNYREPEKFADFVNHKDLPVDLATMEYPFKEAYSRHAKALVAIGSGAGQDQAMGMATEFVALENPYTADVSDGLDVQLLYQGATRADAQIEVFQMDPEGQVTITLLRSDQDGKATIPVLAGHRYLIDSVVLRAPAQKTLDRVAAPKTVKWETLWAALTFAVPR; this is encoded by the coding sequence ATGCGTATTGCTGCCCTGTTGATCTGTCAGTCTGTGTTGTTCGCCGCTCCGGCGGCCGTTGCACATGAGTTTTGGATTGCTCCGGAAAAATATCAAGTCGAAGTTGGGGAAAATATCCAAGCGGATTTTGTAAATGGGCAGGAATTTCGTGGCGGCACGCTCGCGTGGTTTGACAAACGCGTCGACCGCGCCGAAGCGATGATCAGCGATATGATTTTTCCCATCGGGGGTCGACTGGGCGATGTCCCTGCGATCACACAAATCGCACCCGAGGACGGGCTGATGGTTCTGATCACCGAGGCCGCGCCCTCTACGGTCAATTATCGGGAACCTGAAAAGTTCGCGGATTTCGTGAACCACAAGGATCTGCCTGTGGATCTTGCCACGATGGAATACCCGTTCAAAGAAGCCTACAGCCGCCACGCAAAGGCTCTTGTCGCCATTGGATCCGGCGCGGGGCAGGATCAAGCCATGGGAATGGCGACCGAATTCGTGGCGCTTGAGAACCCTTATACTGCCGACGTCTCGGATGGTTTGGACGTCCAGTTGCTCTATCAGGGCGCGACGCGAGCGGATGCTCAGATAGAAGTCTTTCAAATGGACCCTGAAGGCCAAGTGACGATCACGCTTTTGCGCAGTGATCAAGACGGCAAGGCCACAATCCCAGTTCTTGCAGGTCACCGCTATCTCATTGATTCCGTTGTGCTTCGTGCGCCCGCTCAGAAAACGCTGGACCGCGTTGCCGCGCCAAAGACGGTCAAATGGGAAACGCTTTGGGCGGCTTTAACATTTGCCGTGCCGCGGTAG
- a CDS encoding 3-hydroxybutyrate dehydrogenase codes for MSLNGKTAVITGSNSGIGLGVARELARAGADVVLNSFTDRDEDHALAAEIGKEFGVTARYIKADMSKGDECRQLIADAGKCDILVNNAGIQHVAPIDQFPVEKWDAIIAINMNSAFHTTAAALPLMREAGWGRIVNIASAHGLTASPFKAAYIAAKHGVVGMSKTVALETAQEPITCNAICPGYVLTPLVEAQIPDTMKEYNMSREDVVKNVMLTRQPSKEFATVEQLGGTTVFLCSDAAAQITGTTISVDGGWTAL; via the coding sequence ATGAGCTTGAACGGAAAAACGGCTGTAATTACAGGGTCCAATTCAGGCATCGGCCTGGGCGTTGCACGCGAGTTGGCGCGCGCGGGTGCAGATGTGGTGCTGAACTCGTTCACCGACCGCGATGAGGATCATGCGCTTGCAGCAGAGATTGGCAAAGAGTTCGGTGTGACCGCCCGCTACATCAAGGCGGATATGTCCAAGGGTGATGAATGCCGTCAGCTGATCGCCGATGCGGGCAAATGCGATATCCTTGTGAACAACGCAGGCATCCAGCACGTCGCACCCATCGATCAATTTCCAGTAGAAAAATGGGACGCGATTATTGCGATCAATATGAACTCTGCCTTTCACACAACGGCCGCGGCTTTGCCTTTGATGCGCGAGGCGGGTTGGGGCCGGATTGTGAATATTGCCTCGGCCCATGGTTTGACTGCCTCGCCGTTTAAAGCGGCCTATATTGCAGCCAAGCACGGCGTGGTGGGCATGTCCAAAACCGTGGCGCTTGAAACCGCGCAGGAGCCGATCACCTGTAATGCGATCTGCCCGGGCTATGTGCTGACCCCGCTGGTGGAGGCTCAGATTCCTGACACGATGAAGGAATACAACATGAGCCGCGAGGATGTGGTGAAGAACGTTATGCTGACGCGTCAGCCGTCCAAAGAGTTTGCGACTGTGGAGCAATTGGGGGGCACGACGGTTTTCCTCTGTTCAGATGCCGCCGCGCAGATCACTGGCACGACGATCTCTGTGGATGGTGGCTGGACCGCGCTTTAG
- the ctaA gene encoding heme A synthase, producing MSEKRSIFEEVGEKADVAMPAGGVIDQAPKGARRGIRIWLGILFVMVVMMIAVGGLTRLTDSGLSITEWKPVTGAVPPMSVEAWEVEFDKYREIPEYQLQNKGMSLAEFKVIYWWEWGHRQLGRTVGLVWALGFLGFAVTRNIPTGWARRLWIVGLLGGLQGAIGWWMVSSGLSGDRLDVASYRLATHLGLAFVILGVLAWYILLLSRPEKDLMQARRGKEAKLYSLSTGLLHASFVQILLGALVAGIDAGRTFTDWPLMAGGFFPPDAFGLTPWWSNFFENPGLVQFIHRMWGYLLVIFAVVVWRRARGSAHGATRFAFNAVMAALAVQIVLGIATVLYVAPWQLAIVHQLMAVLVWVLILRARFLSFYPISTSIREA from the coding sequence ATGAGCGAGAAGCGCAGCATCTTTGAAGAGGTTGGCGAAAAGGCCGATGTGGCCATGCCGGCAGGGGGCGTGATCGATCAGGCGCCAAAAGGCGCGCGGCGCGGGATCCGGATTTGGCTGGGTATCCTTTTTGTTATGGTTGTCATGATGATCGCTGTCGGTGGGCTGACGCGGCTGACGGATTCCGGTCTGTCGATTACTGAATGGAAGCCCGTCACCGGTGCTGTGCCTCCGATGTCGGTGGAGGCCTGGGAGGTGGAGTTCGACAAGTATCGCGAGATTCCTGAATATCAGTTGCAAAACAAGGGCATGAGCCTGGCCGAGTTCAAAGTCATCTATTGGTGGGAATGGGGGCACCGCCAGCTTGGGCGTACTGTGGGGCTTGTGTGGGCACTTGGGTTCCTTGGTTTTGCGGTCACGCGCAACATTCCGACGGGTTGGGCGCGTCGTTTGTGGATTGTGGGGCTTCTGGGAGGTCTACAAGGTGCGATTGGCTGGTGGATGGTGTCCTCGGGCCTGTCTGGAGACCGCTTGGATGTGGCCTCCTATCGGCTGGCCACCCATCTGGGGTTGGCCTTTGTGATTTTGGGCGTGTTGGCGTGGTACATCCTGTTGCTGTCGCGGCCTGAGAAAGACTTGATGCAGGCGCGGCGAGGCAAAGAAGCCAAGCTCTATTCGCTATCGACGGGGCTCTTGCATGCAAGCTTTGTGCAGATCCTTTTGGGCGCGCTGGTTGCGGGCATTGATGCGGGGCGCACCTTCACCGATTGGCCTCTGATGGCGGGAGGTTTCTTTCCACCGGATGCCTTTGGTCTGACGCCGTGGTGGAGCAACTTCTTTGAGAACCCCGGGCTTGTGCAGTTCATTCACCGCATGTGGGGCTACCTCTTGGTGATCTTCGCGGTTGTTGTCTGGCGTCGCGCGCGCGGCTCTGCGCATGGGGCGACGCGGTTTGCGTTTAATGCTGTGATGGCGGCTTTGGCGGTGCAGATCGTTCTGGGCATCGCGACGGTTCTGTATGTTGCACCATGGCAGCTCGCGATTGTGCATCAGTTGATGGCGGTTCTGGTCTGGGTGTTGATCCTGCGAGCGCGGTTCTTGTCCTTCTATCCGATCTCTACTTCTATTCGTGAGGCGTAA
- a CDS encoding PfkB family carbohydrate kinase produces MNSSHDILCIGSVLWDIIGRAPVHMRQGSDVAGRITRLPGGVAMNIAMTLSRFGMRPALLTSIGRDAEGEELLQACKELGTGTDFVYLSDDLPTDSYMAVEGANGLIAAIADAHSLEAAGDKILRPLMDGTLGSDDAPYDGYIALDGNLTQRLLENIAVSPAFAKADLRVAPASPGKAERLVPFLNHTRATLYVNLEEAGLLCQQEFDSSRDAAEALLSRGAKRALVTDGGKDCSDGTNDGILSQTPPEVLVTRVTGAGDTFMAAHIAAEKTGASREDALSRALQSAAIYVSGGNP; encoded by the coding sequence ATGAACAGTTCACACGACATTCTCTGTATCGGCTCGGTCCTTTGGGACATCATTGGCCGCGCGCCCGTGCATATGCGCCAAGGTTCCGATGTGGCAGGCCGCATCACCCGCCTGCCCGGCGGCGTTGCGATGAATATCGCCATGACCCTCAGCCGTTTTGGCATGCGCCCGGCCTTGCTGACCTCCATCGGGCGTGACGCGGAGGGTGAGGAACTTTTGCAGGCCTGCAAAGAACTCGGGACGGGCACAGATTTCGTCTATCTCTCAGACGACCTGCCAACCGACAGCTATATGGCGGTCGAAGGCGCGAACGGATTGATCGCAGCCATCGCGGACGCGCATTCCTTAGAAGCCGCAGGAGACAAGATCCTGCGCCCACTGATGGACGGCACCCTTGGCAGCGATGACGCACCCTATGACGGATACATCGCGCTGGATGGCAATCTCACCCAGCGCCTGCTGGAAAACATCGCCGTCAGCCCTGCCTTCGCCAAAGCCGACCTGCGTGTCGCCCCGGCAAGCCCCGGCAAAGCCGAACGCCTAGTACCTTTCCTCAACCACACCCGCGCAACGCTTTATGTGAACCTCGAAGAAGCCGGGCTGCTCTGTCAGCAAGAGTTCGACTCAAGCCGCGACGCCGCCGAAGCGCTCCTGTCGCGCGGTGCGAAACGCGCGCTTGTCACCGATGGCGGCAAGGATTGCAGCGACGGCACCAATGACGGCATCCTAAGCCAAACCCCGCCCGAAGTCCTTGTGACCCGTGTCACCGGCGCAGGCGACACCTTTATGGCGGCGCATATTGCTGCTGAAAAAACCGGAGCGTCCCGCGAAGACGCCCTGTCCCGCGCGCTACAATCCGCGGCGATCTATGTCTCTGGAGGCAACCCCTAA
- a CDS encoding pseudouridine-5'-phosphate glycosidase — MTLFTLSKDVAAAKAAGKPIVALESTIITHGMPYPQNVEVARQVEATVRAEGAVPATIAILDGELLIGLTDAQLEQLAQAKDVMKVSRADMPVCMAAGRNGATTVAATMIAAHLAGISVFATGGIGGVHKGADQSFDISADLMELAQTPVSVVAAGAKAILDIPKTLEVLETQGVPVIAIGQDDFPAFWSRSSGLPAPLRLDSPVEIAKAYVMRAQMGLPGGQLIANPIPEADEIAAETLAPIIKEATEAASAQGIAGKDVTPFLLSRIFETTEGKSLTSNIALVLNNARVAAKIATEISSLSAE; from the coding sequence ATGACCCTATTCACCCTGTCTAAGGACGTCGCAGCCGCCAAGGCCGCGGGCAAACCGATTGTGGCGCTGGAAAGCACGATCATCACCCATGGCATGCCTTATCCGCAAAACGTCGAAGTGGCGCGGCAGGTTGAGGCCACCGTGCGCGCTGAAGGGGCCGTGCCCGCAACCATCGCAATCCTGGACGGTGAGCTTTTGATCGGCCTCACCGACGCACAGTTGGAACAATTGGCACAAGCCAAAGACGTCATGAAAGTATCTCGCGCCGATATGCCCGTCTGTATGGCCGCTGGCCGCAATGGCGCCACGACCGTCGCCGCAACCATGATCGCAGCACATCTTGCGGGTATTTCCGTCTTTGCAACAGGCGGCATCGGCGGTGTCCACAAAGGTGCAGACCAGAGCTTTGATATCTCGGCCGACCTCATGGAACTCGCGCAAACACCTGTTTCTGTTGTGGCCGCGGGCGCGAAAGCCATCCTTGATATCCCCAAAACGCTCGAGGTTCTTGAAACCCAGGGCGTGCCGGTCATCGCTATTGGCCAAGACGACTTTCCTGCCTTCTGGTCACGTTCATCCGGCCTTCCAGCCCCTCTTCGCTTGGATTCCCCTGTGGAGATCGCCAAAGCCTATGTGATGCGCGCGCAGATGGGCTTGCCCGGTGGCCAGCTGATCGCAAATCCCATCCCAGAGGCCGACGAGATCGCCGCCGAGACCCTCGCCCCAATCATCAAAGAGGCCACCGAGGCAGCAAGCGCGCAGGGCATCGCAGGCAAGGACGTCACACCTTTCCTTTTGTCGCGAATCTTTGAGACGACCGAGGGCAAATCCCTGACTTCCAACATCGCGCTTGTCCTGAACAACGCCCGCGTCGCGGCCAAGATTGCCACGGAAATCAGCAGCCTATCGGCGGAATAA
- a CDS encoding HupE/UreJ family protein — MKFNSFTSLIKLKLLAVLSMLMAITFAQAHETNPTIADLSVEGSALTLELRLNAEAFLAGIDLSSVSDTDDAAEAADYDALQALPGSEVAELFRAGSAAFLSGVTVVADGSPVALSLSDIQVSAEAVPEVARLGLAVLSGEIPANTQAITVAWGDTYGDLVLRQQGVEAPFTGLLAGGQTSEPIQIGGGQELSGWQTFVAYIPVGFDHILPKGLDHILFVLGLFFFSLRMGPLLWQVTAFTAAHTVTLALGALGWVVVPGSIVEPIIAASIVYVGIENVRTTELTKWRPIVIFVFGLLHGLGFASVLGEFGLPAGQFIPALIGFNIGVEVGQLTVIALAFLAVGLWFGQKPWYRTMIAVPASMMISAIGIYWVIERTLL, encoded by the coding sequence ATGAAATTTAACTCTTTTACTTCACTGATTAAGCTGAAGCTATTGGCGGTATTGTCAATGCTCATGGCGATCACCTTTGCGCAAGCGCATGAAACCAATCCAACGATTGCGGATCTTTCGGTCGAGGGAAGTGCTTTGACGCTAGAGCTGCGCCTGAACGCCGAGGCGTTTTTGGCGGGGATCGATTTGTCGTCGGTGTCAGACACGGATGATGCGGCGGAGGCTGCGGATTATGACGCGTTGCAAGCCTTGCCCGGATCCGAGGTTGCGGAGCTGTTTCGCGCGGGAAGTGCTGCGTTTCTGTCTGGCGTCACGGTTGTCGCCGACGGATCGCCAGTTGCCCTGAGTTTGAGTGACATCCAAGTCAGCGCCGAGGCCGTTCCCGAGGTCGCGCGGTTGGGGCTTGCTGTTCTGAGTGGCGAAATCCCTGCGAATACCCAAGCAATCACAGTGGCTTGGGGCGACACCTACGGAGACCTCGTTCTGCGCCAGCAAGGCGTCGAAGCGCCTTTCACGGGGCTACTGGCCGGTGGGCAGACCTCCGAGCCGATCCAGATTGGAGGCGGCCAAGAGCTGAGCGGGTGGCAGACTTTTGTCGCCTATATCCCTGTTGGGTTTGATCACATTCTTCCAAAGGGTCTGGATCATATTCTGTTCGTCTTGGGGCTGTTCTTCTTTAGCCTGCGTATGGGGCCGCTGCTGTGGCAGGTCACGGCCTTTACGGCTGCGCATACCGTCACATTGGCGCTTGGCGCGCTTGGGTGGGTGGTTGTGCCTGGCAGCATTGTCGAGCCGATCATTGCGGCCTCGATTGTCTATGTGGGGATCGAGAATGTGAGGACCACAGAGCTGACCAAGTGGCGGCCGATCGTGATCTTTGTTTTTGGCCTGTTGCACGGGCTGGGGTTTGCTTCGGTGCTCGGAGAGTTTGGCCTGCCAGCAGGACAGTTCATCCCAGCCTTGATCGGGTTCAACATCGGCGTAGAAGTCGGTCAGCTGACCGTGATCGCTCTGGCGTTCCTGGCCGTTGGGCTCTGGTTTGGCCAAAAACCATGGTACCGCACCATGATCGCAGTGCCTGCCTCTATGATGATTTCAGCGATTGGGATCTATTGGGTGATTGAACGCACTCTGCTTTGA
- a CDS encoding RNA methyltransferase, giving the protein MPSETPQPVMVLVRPQMGENIGGAARAMWNFGLDRMRIVNPRDGWPNQKAIAMSSGAGRLLDEAQICGSTAEAVADCTYVFATTARSRDLTVPVMTPEHAMNVAREKIAAGQKVAVLYGPERAGLENDDIALANAVINVPVNPEYASLNLAQCVLLTAYEWMRGAADVAPERMSMAGSDWASQGDVDALARHFEDRLDEAGFFFPEPKAEGMKINLRNMWSRFPMTRADIQMLHGMMRQMVRWKDRKDD; this is encoded by the coding sequence ATGCCAAGTGAAACCCCGCAACCGGTCATGGTTTTGGTGCGCCCGCAGATGGGGGAAAACATCGGCGGGGCTGCGCGGGCGATGTGGAATTTCGGGTTGGACCGGATGCGGATCGTCAATCCGCGCGACGGGTGGCCGAACCAAAAGGCGATTGCAATGTCCTCAGGGGCTGGGCGTTTGCTGGATGAGGCGCAGATTTGTGGCTCGACCGCTGAGGCGGTTGCGGATTGTACTTATGTCTTTGCCACGACCGCGCGGTCTCGGGACTTGACGGTGCCGGTGATGACGCCGGAGCATGCGATGAATGTGGCGCGCGAGAAAATCGCGGCGGGGCAGAAGGTTGCGGTTCTTTACGGGCCAGAACGGGCAGGGCTAGAGAATGACGATATTGCCTTGGCAAATGCGGTCATCAATGTGCCTGTGAACCCGGAATATGCCTCGCTTAACCTGGCGCAATGTGTCTTGTTGACGGCCTATGAGTGGATGCGTGGTGCGGCGGACGTCGCGCCTGAACGCATGTCGATGGCCGGCAGCGATTGGGCCAGTCAGGGCGACGTCGACGCCTTGGCGCGCCATTTTGAGGATCGTTTGGATGAGGCAGGGTTCTTTTTCCCCGAGCCCAAAGCCGAAGGTATGAAGATCAATCTGCGCAATATGTGGTCGCGTTTTCCGATGACGCGTGCCGATATTCAGATGCTGCATGGAATGATGCGGCAAATGGTGCGCTGGAAAGACCGCAAAGACGATTGA
- a CDS encoding DUF502 domain-containing protein: MTTPFDDPNQPKRPGLIGGLRSSFLTGLVVIMPVGFTIWLFWTFIGWVDSFVLPFVPDFYQPDNLVRWVIGDEMYNRWIGEDVRINIRGVGVVIFLLFTVLVGWIAKGLIGRSLISYAENLVLRMPVVRSIYSGVKQIAETVFAQSDRSFEEACLIEYPRKGIWAIGFVSTSAKGEINKRAAGEDDQLLSVFVPTTPNPTSGFLLFFPEKDVIKLDMSVEDAAKLVISAGLVYPNGADPTQPPSDQP, translated from the coding sequence ATGACCACGCCTTTTGACGACCCAAATCAACCTAAGCGCCCCGGCCTGATCGGCGGTTTGCGGTCGTCGTTCCTGACGGGCCTTGTTGTGATCATGCCTGTCGGCTTCACTATTTGGCTCTTCTGGACGTTCATCGGCTGGGTCGACAGCTTTGTTCTGCCGTTCGTGCCAGATTTCTACCAACCTGATAACCTCGTGCGCTGGGTCATCGGCGATGAGATGTACAACCGCTGGATCGGCGAAGACGTACGCATCAATATTCGCGGCGTCGGCGTCGTTATTTTCCTGCTGTTCACCGTTCTGGTGGGCTGGATCGCAAAGGGCCTGATTGGCCGCTCGCTGATCAGCTATGCGGAAAATCTGGTTCTGCGGATGCCTGTGGTGCGCTCGATCTATTCGGGCGTCAAACAAATCGCCGAAACCGTGTTCGCGCAATCTGATCGCAGCTTTGAAGAGGCTTGCCTGATCGAATACCCCCGCAAAGGCATCTGGGCGATTGGCTTTGTCTCGACCTCAGCCAAAGGCGAAATCAACAAGCGTGCCGCGGGAGAGGACGACCAGCTCTTGTCCGTCTTTGTGCCCACAACGCCGAACCCGACTTCAGGCTTTCTGCTGTTTTTCCCTGAAAAAGACGTGATCAAACTGGATATGTCGGTCGAAGACGCAGCGAAACTCGTGATCTCGGCAGGCCTCGTCTACCCCAACGGCGCAGACCCGACCCAGCCACCGTCAGATCAGCCGTAA
- a CDS encoding patatin-like phospholipase family protein, producing the protein MCINLALQGGGAHGAFSWGVLDVLLQVPGVEIASVSGTSAGALNGAALKSGLALGSRAAALDNLEWLWSKMGALSGGGFTDWLAGFEADTIAQGLEYSPGYVMSDLASRFLSPYAYGPFYSHPLKPLIESFHYDRICGEAGPDLFVCATNVRTGKAKVFTGGDVSIDAILASACLPTVFQAVEITDPESGVTDAYWDGGYTGNPALWPLFRKDLPDDIVIVNINPIERSETPKTPAQIQSRMNEISFNSSLLAELRAIAFVKRMLAEGSLQQGQMKDVHVHMIADDELMNDLSAATKMVPIPSILTRLKEAGQRAAIAFLDENFDKLGKSSSVDLRAIYG; encoded by the coding sequence GTGTGCATAAATCTGGCATTGCAAGGAGGCGGGGCACATGGCGCCTTTAGCTGGGGCGTGCTGGATGTGCTGCTGCAGGTGCCAGGGGTGGAGATTGCCTCGGTTTCCGGCACCTCTGCGGGGGCGCTAAATGGCGCGGCTTTGAAGTCCGGATTGGCGCTTGGGAGCCGTGCGGCGGCTTTGGACAATCTGGAGTGGCTCTGGTCCAAGATGGGCGCTTTGTCAGGTGGCGGGTTTACGGATTGGCTGGCCGGGTTTGAAGCCGACACGATTGCGCAGGGTCTGGAGTATTCACCGGGCTATGTGATGAGCGATCTGGCCTCGCGGTTTCTCTCGCCCTATGCCTATGGGCCGTTTTATAGCCATCCGTTAAAGCCTTTGATTGAGTCCTTTCACTATGACCGGATTTGTGGCGAGGCCGGTCCTGATCTGTTTGTCTGTGCCACAAATGTGCGCACTGGGAAGGCAAAGGTTTTCACGGGCGGTGATGTGTCGATTGATGCGATCCTGGCTTCGGCCTGTTTGCCGACAGTGTTTCAGGCGGTTGAAATTACGGATCCTGAGAGCGGCGTCACGGATGCTTATTGGGATGGGGGCTATACCGGCAATCCGGCGCTTTGGCCGTTGTTTCGCAAGGATCTGCCCGACGACATCGTCATCGTGAATATCAACCCGATTGAACGCAGCGAAACGCCGAAAACGCCGGCGCAAATCCAATCGCGGATGAATGAGATCAGCTTTAACAGCTCGCTTCTGGCCGAATTGCGCGCGATTGCCTTTGTGAAGCGGATGCTCGCGGAAGGTTCGCTTCAGCAGGGGCAGATGAAGGACGTGCATGTCCATATGATTGCTGATGATGAACTGATGAACGATCTAAGTGCCGCGACCAAGATGGTGCCGATCCCCTCGATCCTCACGCGTCTGAAAGAGGCCGGTCAGCGCGCGGCGATTGCGTTTTTGGATGAGAATTTCGACAAGCTGGGCAAATCCAGTTCGGTCGATCTGCGCGCGATTTACGGCTGA